The following are encoded in a window of Bradyrhizobium sp. WBOS07 genomic DNA:
- a CDS encoding helix-turn-helix domain-containing protein — protein MEKSLKSAEYARLMALLVSTRQKAGIRQQALAKKLRKPQSFVAKYEGGERRLDVIEFIAIAEALGADPLRLLRRFVREGKR, from the coding sequence ATGGAAAAGTCCCTCAAATCCGCCGAATATGCCCGCCTCATGGCCCTTCTTGTCTCAACCCGTCAGAAGGCAGGCATTCGCCAGCAGGCACTCGCCAAGAAGCTCCGCAAACCTCAATCCTTCGTTGCCAAGTACGAAGGCGGCGAGCGGCGCCTTGACGTGATCGAGTTCATCGCTATTGCCGAGGCACTCGGGGCTGATCCGCTGAGGCTGCTCCGGCGGTTCGTGCGCGAGGGGAAACGGTAA